One Roseomonas sp. OT10 DNA window includes the following coding sequences:
- a CDS encoding ABC transporter substrate-binding protein: protein MRRRTLIASAAATLAAPRIAGAQRASVLRFVPQSDLALLDPVQTTAAITRNHGLMVFDQLYGVDANLQPQPQMAEGHTIDQDGKRWTIRLREGLRFHDGEPVRARDCAASVRRWGKRDTFGLALMAATDEIETPDDRTLVFRLKRPFPLLADALGKSNSNICVMMPERLAQTDPSRAVPEMIGSGPYRFVAGERVAGAQVVYERFRDYAPRPGGEASFLAGPRRAHFDRVEWRIIPDAGTAAAALQSGEVDWWEQPAIDLLPLLRRNAALRVDLVESYGFFSLLRPNHLHPPFDNPAIRKALLGAFVQADFMQAVVGDNRALWKDNVGFFLPGSPMASDVGLSALPKRADFDTVKRDLQAAGYKGERVVFLVPTDFQTVNAMSEVAGDALRRSGINLDYQAMDWGTALQRLASQEPLDKGGWSLFSTWSLGAGVASPAAHAYIRGSGRSATFGWFGSDRMEALRNAWLEASDLDTQKRICRDMQALAFEEVPFYPTGFFTQATALRSDLTGLVKGAPLFWGIRRG from the coding sequence TTGCGCCGCCGCACCCTCATCGCCTCCGCCGCCGCGACGCTCGCGGCCCCCCGGATCGCCGGGGCGCAACGCGCCTCGGTGCTGCGCTTCGTGCCGCAGAGCGACCTGGCGCTGCTGGACCCGGTGCAGACCACGGCCGCGATCACGCGCAACCACGGGCTGATGGTCTTCGACCAGCTCTACGGCGTGGATGCGAATCTCCAGCCGCAGCCGCAGATGGCCGAGGGCCACACCATCGACCAGGACGGCAAGCGCTGGACCATCCGTCTGCGCGAGGGGCTCCGTTTCCACGATGGCGAGCCGGTGCGGGCGCGGGACTGCGCTGCCTCCGTCCGGCGCTGGGGCAAGCGGGACACCTTCGGGCTGGCGCTGATGGCGGCCACCGACGAGATCGAGACGCCGGACGACCGCACGCTGGTCTTCCGGCTGAAGCGGCCCTTCCCGCTGCTGGCGGATGCGCTGGGCAAGAGCAACTCCAACATCTGCGTCATGATGCCGGAGCGGCTGGCGCAGACCGACCCGTCGCGCGCGGTGCCGGAGATGATCGGCAGCGGCCCCTACCGCTTCGTGGCCGGCGAGCGGGTGGCGGGGGCGCAAGTGGTGTACGAGCGCTTCCGCGACTACGCGCCGCGCCCGGGCGGCGAGGCGAGCTTCCTCGCCGGGCCGCGAAGGGCGCATTTCGACCGGGTGGAATGGCGCATCATCCCCGATGCGGGCACGGCGGCCGCCGCGCTGCAATCGGGCGAGGTGGACTGGTGGGAGCAGCCGGCGATCGACCTGCTGCCGCTGCTGCGCCGCAACGCCGCCCTGCGCGTCGACCTGGTGGAGAGCTACGGCTTCTTCAGCCTGCTGCGGCCGAACCACCTGCACCCGCCCTTCGACAACCCGGCCATCCGCAAGGCGCTGCTCGGCGCCTTCGTGCAGGCGGACTTCATGCAGGCGGTGGTGGGCGACAACCGCGCGCTGTGGAAGGACAATGTCGGCTTCTTCCTGCCCGGCAGCCCGATGGCGAGCGATGTCGGCCTCTCCGCCCTGCCGAAGCGGGCGGATTTCGACACGGTGAAGCGCGACCTCCAGGCGGCGGGCTACAAGGGCGAGCGCGTCGTCTTCCTCGTGCCCACCGACTTCCAGACGGTCAACGCGATGAGCGAGGTGGCGGGCGACGCGCTGCGCCGCTCCGGCATCAACCTCGACTACCAGGCGATGGACTGGGGCACGGCGCTGCAGCGCCTGGCCAGCCAGGAGCCGCTGGACAAGGGCGGCTGGAGCCTGTTCAGCACCTGGTCGCTGGGGGCGGGCGTCGCCAGCCCGGCGGCCCACGCCTATATCCGCGGCAGCGGGCGCAGCGCGACCTTCGGCTGGTTCGGCTCGGACCGGATGGAGGCGCTGCGCAACGCCTGGCTGGAGGCGTCGGACCTCGACACCCAGAAGCGCATCTGCCGCGACATGCAGGCCCTGGCCTTCGAGGAGGTGCCCTTCTACCCCACCGGCTTCTTCACCCAGGCGACGGCGCTGCGCTCCGACCTCACCGGGCTGGTGAAGGGCGCGCCGCTCTTCTGGGGCATCCGGCGGGGCTGA
- a CDS encoding IlvD/Edd family dehydratase has protein sequence MSDKPRRSRAWFGAEGSHGFIPRSWMKSQGHPSHMFDGRPVIGIANTFSDLTPCNGHLRQLAEFVKRGVYEAGGFPLEFPVFSPGESNLRPTTMLFRNLASMDAECAIRGNPMDGVVLLAGCDKTTPSLLMGAASVDLPTILLSGGPMLNAWDGRKRMGSGTFVSQSVQKLQAGTMTQAQFDAAEAALSRSAGSCMTMGTASTMASLVEGMGLALPDNAALPAVDARRQALAHLTGMRAVELVKQDIRMSRFLTRRHFENAILLNGALGGSTNAVVHLLALAGRAGVELSLDDWDRLGRDMPCLVDLMPSGQFLMEDFCYAGGVPAVLKALLPRLHGGTETVAGRSLAELCEEAPEPDGEVIRPLHDPFKPQGGIAVLRGNLAPQGAIIKPSAASPALMRHTGPAVTFEDIEDFNARIDDPDLPVTADSVLVLKNCGPRGYPGMPEVGNTRLPAKLARQGVTDMVRLSDARMSGTAYGTVVLHIAPESAAGGPLGLVETGDLITLDVEARKLELHVDEATLAARRAARPPFASPYARGYEKLYVEHVLGAERGVDFDFLVGRTEDRPLRGSH, from the coding sequence GTGAGCGACAAGCCGCGACGCAGCCGCGCCTGGTTCGGCGCCGAGGGCAGCCACGGCTTCATCCCGCGCAGCTGGATGAAGTCCCAGGGCCATCCCAGCCACATGTTCGACGGGCGGCCGGTGATCGGCATCGCCAACACCTTCTCCGACCTCACCCCCTGCAACGGCCACCTGCGCCAGCTCGCCGAGTTCGTGAAGCGCGGCGTCTACGAGGCGGGCGGCTTCCCGCTGGAGTTCCCCGTCTTCTCGCCGGGCGAGAGCAACCTGCGCCCGACCACCATGCTGTTCCGCAACCTCGCCAGCATGGACGCGGAATGCGCCATCCGCGGCAACCCGATGGACGGGGTGGTGCTGCTGGCCGGCTGCGACAAGACGACGCCCTCGCTGCTGATGGGCGCGGCCAGCGTGGACCTGCCGACCATCCTGCTCTCCGGCGGGCCGATGCTGAACGCCTGGGACGGGCGCAAGCGCATGGGCTCGGGCACCTTCGTCAGCCAGTCGGTGCAGAAGCTCCAGGCCGGCACCATGACCCAGGCGCAGTTCGACGCGGCCGAGGCGGCGCTGTCGCGCAGCGCCGGCTCCTGCATGACCATGGGCACGGCCAGCACCATGGCGAGCCTGGTCGAGGGCATGGGCCTCGCCCTGCCGGACAACGCCGCCCTGCCCGCCGTCGACGCGCGGCGCCAGGCCCTGGCGCACCTGACCGGCATGCGCGCGGTGGAGCTGGTGAAGCAGGACATCCGCATGTCGCGCTTCCTGACGCGCCGGCATTTCGAGAACGCCATCCTGCTCAACGGCGCCCTGGGCGGCTCCACCAACGCCGTCGTGCACCTCCTCGCCCTGGCCGGCCGCGCCGGGGTGGAGCTGAGCCTGGACGACTGGGACCGGCTGGGCCGCGACATGCCCTGCCTGGTGGACCTGATGCCCTCCGGCCAGTTCCTGATGGAGGATTTCTGCTACGCCGGCGGCGTGCCCGCCGTGCTGAAGGCCCTGCTGCCGCGCCTGCATGGCGGGACGGAGACGGTGGCCGGGCGCAGCCTCGCGGAACTCTGCGAGGAGGCGCCGGAGCCGGATGGCGAGGTGATCCGCCCGCTGCACGACCCGTTCAAGCCCCAGGGCGGCATCGCCGTGCTGCGCGGCAACCTCGCGCCGCAGGGGGCGATCATCAAGCCCTCCGCCGCCAGCCCGGCGCTGATGCGCCACACCGGCCCGGCCGTGACCTTCGAGGATATCGAGGACTTCAACGCCCGCATCGACGACCCGGACCTGCCGGTCACCGCCGACAGCGTGCTGGTGCTGAAGAACTGCGGCCCGCGCGGCTATCCGGGCATGCCGGAGGTCGGCAACACCCGCCTGCCCGCCAAGCTGGCGCGCCAGGGCGTGACGGACATGGTACGCCTGTCCGACGCGCGGATGAGCGGCACCGCCTATGGCACCGTCGTCCTGCACATCGCCCCGGAGAGCGCGGCCGGCGGCCCGCTGGGGCTGGTGGAGACGGGCGACCTCATCACCCTCGACGTCGAGGCGCGGAAGCTGGAGCTGCATGTGGACGAGGCCACGCTGGCCGCGCGCCGCGCCGCCCGTCCGCCCTTCGCCAGCCCCTACGCCCGCGGCTACGAGAAGCTCTACGTGGAGCACGTGCTCGGCGCCGAGCGCGGGGTGGATTTCGACTTCCTCGTCGGCCGGACCGAGGACCGGCCGCTGCGGGGATCGCACTAG
- a CDS encoding RraA family protein, producing MTDTELDTLLDPKRTPLFAALLSDVLDGMGLMHQALAARIRPLDDALVMLGRARTALYQEVWHHTEGENPYELEIALIDGLRPGEIPVFACGTGGRIAPWGELLSTAAKGRGAAGAVMDGAVRDIKAIRAMGFPVFHGGIAPLDSKGRGRVAAIDVPVECAGVKVRSGDLVLGDADGVVVVPREAEAEALRRAAEKLAGERTTLRELQEGQSLAEVFARHGIL from the coding sequence ATGACGGATACGGAACTCGACACGCTGCTGGACCCGAAGCGCACGCCGCTCTTCGCCGCGCTGCTCTCCGACGTGCTGGACGGCATGGGGCTGATGCACCAGGCGCTGGCCGCGCGCATCCGGCCGCTGGACGACGCGCTGGTGATGCTGGGCCGCGCCCGCACCGCGCTGTACCAGGAGGTCTGGCACCACACGGAGGGCGAGAACCCCTACGAGCTGGAGATCGCCCTGATCGACGGGCTGCGCCCGGGCGAGATTCCCGTCTTCGCCTGCGGCACGGGCGGCCGCATCGCCCCCTGGGGCGAGCTGCTGAGCACGGCGGCCAAGGGGCGCGGCGCGGCGGGCGCGGTGATGGACGGCGCGGTGCGCGACATCAAGGCGATCCGGGCCATGGGCTTCCCCGTCTTCCATGGCGGCATCGCGCCGCTGGACAGCAAGGGGCGCGGCAGGGTCGCGGCCATCGACGTGCCGGTCGAATGCGCGGGCGTGAAGGTCCGCAGCGGCGACCTGGTCCTGGGCGATGCCGACGGTGTGGTGGTGGTGCCGCGCGAGGCGGAGGCGGAGGCGCTGCGCCGGGCCGCGGAGAAGCTGGCCGGCGAGCGGACGACGCTGCGCGAGCTGCAGGAAGGCCAGTCGTTGGCCGAGGTCTTCGCCCGGCACGGGATCCTCTGA
- the alaS gene encoding alanine--tRNA ligase: protein MTSSNDIRATFLDYFARNGHQVVESSPLVPRNDPTLMFANSGMVQFKNVFTGQEKRPYVRATTAQKCVRAGGKHNDLDNVGYTARHHTFFEMLGNFSFGDYFKEQAITHAWTLLTKDFALPKDKLLVTVYSEDEDAAALWRKVAGLPDGRIIRIPTSDNFWRMGDTGPCGPCSEIFYDHGAHIPGGPPGSPDEDGDRFIEIWNLVFMQYEEGPPGVRAPLPRPSIDTGMGLERFAAILQGKHDNYDTDTLRALILASAEATGQEPDGPFRVSHRVVADHLRSGAFLVADGVLPSNEGRGYVLRRILRRAMRHAHLMGTQEPLLYRLVPALVRQMGTAYPELVRAQPLIEETLRLEETRFRTLLARGLGLLAEETARLGEGGTLSGEVAFRLYDTYGFPLDLTQDALRTEGRVVDVEGFNAAMAEQRERARAAWAGTGEAATETLWFDLKEAVGVTEFLGYSTETAEGEILAIIADGKVVESAPAGTEVAVVLNQTPFYAESGGQVGDAGLISAGDACRIVVRDTQKKLGLFVHLGTVSHGEAKSGLAVQAEVDHARRGDIRAHHSATHLLHEALRRRLGTHVSQKGSLNAPDRLRFDVSQPSPMTPEDLAWVEGEVNARIRQNTPVVTRLMTPEAAVEAGAMALFGEKYGDEVRVVGMGEDPEATAKHGVYSLELCGGTHVSRTGDIGLFKIVSEGAVSAGVRRVEAVTGSAALSLVEGAERQLREAAAALKSTTAEVPARVATLLEERRRMEREMAELRKQLATGGAAAAIEEVGGLRLALREVGETPPRDLKGIAEAILKGGTADVVALVSTAEGKASIVVGVGEGGKGKADAVALVRAASAAVGGKGGGGRPDMAQAGGPEAAKAAEALAAVRDALAG from the coding sequence ATGACCAGCAGCAACGACATCCGCGCCACCTTCCTGGACTACTTCGCGCGCAACGGCCACCAGGTGGTCGAGAGCAGCCCGCTGGTCCCGCGCAACGACCCGACCCTGATGTTCGCGAACTCGGGGATGGTCCAGTTCAAGAACGTCTTCACCGGCCAGGAGAAGCGGCCCTACGTCCGGGCGACGACGGCGCAGAAATGCGTCCGGGCGGGGGGCAAGCACAACGACCTGGACAATGTCGGCTACACCGCCCGGCACCACACCTTCTTCGAGATGCTGGGGAACTTCTCCTTCGGCGACTACTTCAAGGAACAGGCGATCACCCATGCCTGGACCCTGCTGACGAAGGACTTCGCGCTTCCGAAGGACAAGCTGCTCGTCACCGTCTATTCCGAGGACGAGGACGCGGCCGCGCTGTGGCGCAAGGTCGCCGGCCTGCCGGACGGCCGGATCATCCGCATCCCGACCTCCGACAATTTCTGGCGCATGGGCGATACCGGCCCCTGCGGCCCCTGCTCGGAAATCTTCTACGACCATGGCGCGCACATCCCCGGCGGCCCGCCCGGCAGCCCGGACGAGGATGGCGACCGCTTCATCGAGATCTGGAACCTCGTCTTCATGCAGTACGAGGAGGGGCCGCCGGGCGTCCGCGCCCCCCTGCCCCGGCCCTCGATCGACACGGGCATGGGGCTGGAGCGCTTCGCCGCCATCCTCCAGGGCAAGCACGACAACTACGATACGGACACGCTGCGCGCCCTGATCCTGGCCAGCGCCGAGGCGACCGGGCAGGAGCCGGACGGGCCCTTCCGCGTCAGCCACCGCGTCGTCGCCGACCACCTGCGCTCCGGCGCCTTCCTGGTGGCGGACGGGGTGCTGCCCTCCAACGAGGGCCGCGGCTACGTCCTGCGCCGCATCCTGCGTCGCGCCATGCGCCACGCCCACCTGATGGGCACGCAGGAGCCGCTGCTCTACCGCCTCGTCCCCGCGCTGGTGCGCCAGATGGGCACCGCCTATCCGGAGTTGGTCCGCGCCCAGCCGCTGATCGAGGAGACGCTGCGGCTGGAGGAGACGCGCTTCCGCACCCTGCTCGCCCGCGGCCTCGGCCTGCTGGCGGAGGAGACGGCGCGGCTGGGCGAGGGCGGCACCCTCTCCGGCGAGGTCGCCTTCCGCCTCTACGACACCTACGGCTTCCCGCTGGACCTGACCCAGGACGCGCTGCGCACCGAGGGGCGGGTGGTGGACGTGGAGGGCTTCAACGCCGCCATGGCCGAGCAGCGCGAGCGCGCCCGCGCCGCCTGGGCCGGCACGGGCGAGGCCGCGACGGAGACGCTGTGGTTCGACCTGAAGGAGGCGGTCGGCGTCACCGAGTTCCTCGGCTACTCCACCGAGACGGCGGAGGGCGAGATCCTGGCCATCATCGCCGACGGCAAGGTGGTGGAGAGCGCCCCGGCCGGCACGGAGGTCGCAGTGGTGCTGAACCAGACGCCCTTCTACGCCGAGAGCGGCGGCCAGGTGGGCGATGCCGGGCTGATCTCGGCGGGCGACGCCTGCCGCATCGTGGTCCGCGACACCCAGAAGAAGCTGGGCCTCTTCGTGCATCTGGGCACCGTCTCCCATGGCGAGGCGAAGTCCGGCCTCGCCGTCCAGGCGGAGGTGGACCATGCCCGCCGCGGCGACATCCGCGCCCACCACTCCGCCACCCACCTGCTGCACGAGGCGCTGCGGCGGCGCCTCGGCACCCATGTCTCGCAGAAGGGTTCGCTGAACGCGCCGGACCGGCTCCGCTTCGACGTCTCCCAGCCCAGCCCGATGACGCCCGAGGACCTGGCCTGGGTGGAGGGGGAGGTGAACGCCCGCATCCGCCAGAACACCCCCGTCGTCACGCGGCTGATGACGCCGGAAGCCGCCGTCGAGGCGGGCGCCATGGCGCTGTTCGGCGAGAAGTACGGCGACGAGGTCCGCGTGGTCGGCATGGGCGAGGACCCGGAGGCCACCGCCAAGCACGGCGTCTACTCGCTGGAGCTGTGCGGCGGCACCCATGTGAGCCGCACGGGCGATATCGGCCTGTTCAAGATCGTCTCCGAGGGCGCCGTCTCGGCCGGGGTGCGCCGCGTGGAGGCGGTCACCGGCAGCGCTGCCCTCTCCCTGGTCGAGGGCGCCGAGCGCCAGCTCCGCGAGGCGGCGGCGGCGCTGAAATCCACCACCGCCGAGGTCCCCGCCCGCGTCGCCACCCTGCTGGAGGAGCGCCGCCGGATGGAGCGCGAGATGGCGGAACTGCGCAAGCAGCTCGCCACCGGCGGCGCGGCCGCGGCGATCGAGGAGGTCGGCGGCCTGCGCCTCGCGCTGCGCGAGGTGGGCGAGACCCCGCCGCGCGACCTGAAGGGCATCGCCGAGGCCATCCTGAAGGGCGGCACGGCGGATGTGGTGGCCCTGGTCTCCACCGCCGAGGGCAAGGCCAGCATCGTGGTCGGCGTCGGCGAGGGCGGGAAGGGCAAGGCCGATGCGGTCGCCCTGGTCCGCGCCGCCTCGGCCGCCGTGGGCGGCAAGGGCGGCGGCGGCCGGCCGGACATGGCCCAGGCCGGCGGGCCGGAGGCGGCGAAGGCCGCCGAGGCGCTGGCCGCGGTTCGCGACGCCCTGGCCGGCTGA
- a CDS encoding ABC transporter substrate-binding protein, with translation MRRRTLLASSALLAAPRLAKAQAPRVLRFVPQADLALLDPVQTTGLVTRNHGMLVFDTLYGADLQQVARPQMAEGHTVSEDGRLWRIRLREGLRFHDGTPVLARDCAASIERWGKRDNFGLALMAVTDSIGAPDDRTIEIRLKRPFPMLPDALAKAGPNLAAMMPERLARLDAMRPVPEVVGSGPYRFVAGERVPGALAVYERFRDYVPRAEGTASLLAGPRVANFDRVEWRTLPDAATAAAALQSGEVDWWEQPIPDLLPVLRRARGIKVEVLDTAGQLAMLKPNHLNPPFDNPAIRRALLGAFSQAEAMQAVAGSDRSLWRDRVGFFTPGSPMASEAGLEALPEKPDLEKVRRDLQAAGYRGERVVLLVPTDLPVLNALSEVVGDVLRRVGINLDYQALDWGTVLQRLASQEPLDKGGWSAFCNTTLGVGAANPAAHNHLRGSGRSATFGWFDSPRIEELRNAWFDAPDLAAQQAIGRDIQLQAFRDVPYWPLGAYTQPTAYRADLAGMMQGAPLFTGVRRG, from the coding sequence ATGCGCCGCCGCACCCTGCTCGCCTCCTCCGCGCTCCTCGCGGCACCGCGCCTGGCCAAGGCGCAGGCGCCGCGCGTGCTGCGCTTCGTGCCGCAGGCGGATCTCGCGCTGCTCGACCCGGTGCAGACCACGGGCCTCGTCACGCGCAACCACGGCATGCTGGTCTTCGACACGCTCTACGGCGCGGACCTGCAACAGGTCGCGCGGCCGCAGATGGCCGAGGGCCACACCGTGTCGGAGGATGGCCGCCTCTGGCGCATCCGCCTGCGCGAGGGTCTGAGGTTCCATGACGGCACGCCCGTCCTCGCGCGCGACTGCGCCGCCTCGATCGAGCGCTGGGGCAAGCGGGACAATTTCGGCCTGGCGCTGATGGCGGTGACGGACAGCATCGGTGCGCCGGACGACCGCACCATCGAGATCCGGCTGAAGCGTCCCTTCCCGATGCTGCCCGACGCGCTGGCCAAGGCCGGGCCCAACCTCGCCGCCATGATGCCGGAGCGGCTGGCGCGGCTCGACGCCATGCGCCCGGTGCCGGAGGTGGTGGGCAGCGGCCCCTACCGCTTCGTCGCCGGGGAGCGCGTGCCCGGCGCGCTGGCCGTCTACGAGCGCTTCCGCGACTACGTGCCGCGCGCGGAGGGCACGGCCAGCCTGCTCGCCGGGCCGCGCGTCGCGAACTTCGACCGGGTGGAATGGCGCACCCTGCCCGATGCCGCGACCGCCGCCGCGGCGCTGCAATCCGGCGAGGTGGACTGGTGGGAGCAGCCGATCCCGGACCTCCTCCCCGTCCTGCGCCGCGCCCGCGGCATCAAGGTGGAGGTGCTGGACACGGCCGGGCAGCTCGCCATGCTCAAGCCCAACCACCTCAACCCGCCCTTCGACAACCCCGCCATCCGCCGCGCCCTGCTCGGCGCCTTCTCCCAGGCGGAGGCGATGCAGGCTGTGGCGGGCAGCGACCGCAGCCTGTGGCGCGACCGCGTGGGCTTCTTCACCCCCGGCAGCCCCATGGCCAGCGAGGCCGGGCTGGAGGCGCTGCCGGAGAAGCCGGACCTGGAGAAGGTCAGGCGCGACCTCCAGGCCGCCGGCTATCGCGGCGAGCGCGTCGTCCTGTTGGTCCCCACCGACCTGCCCGTGCTGAACGCGCTGAGCGAGGTAGTCGGCGACGTGCTGCGCCGGGTTGGCATCAACCTCGACTACCAGGCGCTGGACTGGGGCACGGTGCTGCAACGCCTGGCCAGCCAGGAGCCGCTGGACAAGGGCGGCTGGAGCGCCTTCTGCAACACCACCCTCGGCGTGGGCGCGGCCAACCCCGCCGCCCACAACCACCTGCGCGGCAGCGGCCGCAGCGCCACCTTCGGCTGGTTCGACAGCCCGCGCATCGAGGAGCTGCGCAACGCCTGGTTCGACGCGCCCGACCTCGCGGCACAGCAGGCGATCGGACGCGACATCCAGCTCCAGGCCTTCCGCGACGTGCCCTACTGGCCGCTCGGCGCCTATACCCAGCCCACCGCCTATCGCGCCGACCTCGCCGGCATGATGCAGGGCGCGCCGCTCTTCACCGGGGTGCGGCGGGGGTGA
- a CDS encoding LacI family DNA-binding transcriptional regulator, whose protein sequence is MTRTPPAPPQQDARPAGETARGTLRDVARAAGVSMMTVSNVLRGRAGAAEDTRARVLACAEALGYRPHASARRLRTATHGTIGLLIVDQQPDFLRDPFTSNLAAGLGNVASAQGLSLLVQGARPAALGRQAPLLARVETDALCVLLSGSAAARAAALEAVAALRQPVVLLQETQGGLPDCCLVRQDDQGGGVLLGEHLRPRLPEAPRVLVLRPDAEWDAQSQRAAGLAQGLGRKARLAILRCGNEGWEDTREAVGRWLDRHGVPDAVVGGNDQMALAAMRLLRDRGVEVPGRTRVAGFNGFSVFRYAEPSLTTIVSPAYEVGMRAGEAVLARLAGAFPAAEIVLPVTLRPGESA, encoded by the coding sequence GTGACCCGGACCCCCCCCGCCCCGCCCCAGCAGGATGCCCGCCCGGCCGGGGAGACCGCCCGGGGCACGCTGCGCGACGTGGCGCGGGCGGCGGGCGTGTCGATGATGACGGTGTCCAACGTGCTGCGGGGCCGGGCCGGGGCGGCCGAGGACACCCGGGCGCGCGTCCTGGCCTGCGCCGAGGCGCTGGGCTACCGCCCGCATGCCAGCGCCCGGCGGCTGCGCACGGCCACGCACGGCACCATCGGGCTGCTGATCGTGGACCAGCAGCCGGACTTCCTGCGCGATCCCTTCACCAGCAACCTCGCGGCCGGGCTGGGCAACGTGGCCTCGGCGCAGGGGCTGTCGCTGCTGGTGCAGGGGGCGCGGCCCGCCGCGCTGGGGCGGCAGGCGCCGCTGCTGGCGCGGGTGGAGACGGATGCGCTCTGCGTCCTGCTCTCCGGCAGCGCCGCGGCCCGGGCCGCGGCGCTGGAGGCCGTGGCCGCGCTGCGCCAGCCGGTGGTGCTGTTGCAGGAGACGCAGGGCGGCCTGCCCGATTGCTGCCTGGTGCGGCAGGACGACCAGGGCGGCGGGGTGCTTCTCGGCGAGCACCTGCGGCCGCGCCTGCCGGAGGCGCCGCGCGTGCTGGTGCTGCGCCCGGACGCGGAATGGGACGCGCAGAGCCAGCGCGCCGCCGGGCTGGCCCAGGGCCTGGGGCGCAAGGCGCGCCTGGCCATCCTGCGCTGCGGCAACGAGGGCTGGGAGGACACCCGGGAGGCGGTGGGGCGTTGGCTGGACCGCCATGGCGTCCCGGATGCGGTGGTCGGCGGCAACGACCAGATGGCGCTGGCGGCGATGCGGCTGCTGCGCGACCGGGGGGTGGAGGTGCCGGGGCGCACCCGCGTGGCCGGCTTCAACGGCTTCTCCGTCTTCCGCTATGCCGAGCCGAGCCTGACCACCATCGTCTCGCCCGCCTACGAGGTCGGGATGCGCGCGGGGGAGGCCGTGCTGGCGCGGCTGGCCGGGGCCTTCCCGGCGGCGGAGATCGTGCTGCCGGTGACGTTGCGGCCCGGCGAATCCGCTTGA
- a CDS encoding amidohydrolase family protein — MIVDCHVNVYEDAHILPLLKAQTASRSGGVDPCATPERVKASMTGVDRYIAFSLRYGDSAGVEGDDEVTARLMALDPGRCVGFAYADPRRADVMELLRHATGTLGLRGVKFGPIYNGVSVLDPRLEPVIAHCLRHDLPLTMHMGTTYANNAPLEFGRPIHVDELARRHPDLKIVMAHMGHPWMDECIAVIRKNPNVYAEVSALHYRPWQFWNMLVSAQEYGVADRNKIFWGTDFPYAEVEESLEGLRRANHLVEGTSLPRVSDATIQAIMHSNPFEHWWHGTAP; from the coding sequence ATGATCGTCGACTGCCACGTCAACGTCTACGAGGACGCGCATATCCTGCCGTTGCTGAAGGCGCAGACGGCGAGCCGCAGCGGCGGCGTCGATCCCTGCGCCACGCCCGAACGGGTGAAGGCGTCGATGACGGGGGTGGACCGCTACATCGCCTTCTCGCTGCGCTACGGCGACAGCGCCGGGGTGGAGGGGGATGACGAGGTCACCGCCCGGCTGATGGCGCTGGACCCCGGCCGCTGCGTCGGATTCGCCTATGCCGATCCGCGCCGGGCGGACGTGATGGAGCTGCTGCGCCACGCCACCGGCACGCTGGGCCTGCGCGGGGTGAAGTTCGGCCCCATCTACAACGGCGTCAGCGTGCTCGACCCGCGGCTGGAGCCGGTGATCGCGCATTGCCTGAGGCACGACCTGCCGCTGACCATGCACATGGGCACCACCTACGCCAACAACGCGCCGCTGGAATTCGGCCGCCCGATCCATGTGGACGAGCTGGCGCGGCGCCATCCGGACCTGAAGATCGTCATGGCGCATATGGGCCATCCCTGGATGGACGAGTGCATCGCCGTGATCCGCAAGAACCCGAACGTCTATGCGGAGGTCTCGGCGCTGCACTACCGGCCCTGGCAGTTCTGGAACATGCTGGTCTCCGCCCAGGAATACGGCGTCGCCGACCGCAACAAGATCTTCTGGGGCACGGACTTCCCCTATGCTGAGGTGGAGGAGAGCCTGGAAGGGCTGCGCCGCGCCAACCACCTCGTCGAGGGCACTAGCCTGCCCCGCGTCTCCGACGCGACCATCCAGGCGATCATGCACTCCAATCCCTTCGAGCACTGGTGGCACGGGACGGCGCCGTGA